One part of the Clostridium thermosuccinogenes genome encodes these proteins:
- a CDS encoding carbamoyl phosphate synthase small subunit yields the protein MKAILALEDGTIFHGNSFGIDGEVIGEIVFNTGMTGYQEVLTDPSYCGQIVAMTYPLIGNYGINLEDMESSKPQVRGFIVRELCSNPSNWRSVETLGAYLKKNNIIGIEGIDTRELTRILRDKGTMKGIISTDVNFNFDARVEEIKAYVTEMPVYQVTTREVIHYEGSGFRVALLDYGIKQNIIRSLLKRNCEVYVFPAWTKAEDILAVNPDGIMLSNGPGDPKDCKDEINTIKQLMGKKPIFGICLGHQLTALASNADTTRLKYGHRGCNHPVKDIKKDLTYITSQNHGYTIVEDSLDKNRMEVSHINMNDGTIEGIRYKDMPVFTVQFHPEASPGPADTAYLFDEFMELMKKFKNQLCQSGNWNGGI from the coding sequence ATGAAAGCGATTCTGGCATTGGAAGATGGAACTATCTTTCATGGAAACAGTTTTGGTATAGATGGGGAAGTTATCGGTGAGATCGTATTCAATACTGGTATGACAGGATACCAGGAAGTTCTTACGGACCCCTCTTACTGCGGACAGATTGTCGCCATGACTTATCCTTTGATAGGCAACTATGGGATAAATCTGGAGGATATGGAGTCCAGCAAACCTCAGGTAAGGGGTTTTATTGTAAGGGAGCTTTGCAGCAACCCAAGTAATTGGAGATCAGTGGAGACTCTGGGGGCTTATCTGAAAAAGAACAATATTATCGGCATAGAAGGTATAGATACCAGAGAGCTCACAAGAATCCTAAGGGATAAAGGTACTATGAAAGGCATCATTTCCACAGATGTGAATTTCAATTTTGATGCCAGGGTGGAGGAAATCAAGGCTTATGTGACTGAAATGCCTGTGTACCAGGTGACGACCAGAGAAGTTATACATTATGAAGGCAGCGGTTTTCGGGTGGCACTCCTGGATTATGGCATAAAGCAGAACATCATCCGGTCGCTGCTGAAAAGAAACTGCGAGGTGTATGTTTTTCCCGCATGGACCAAAGCCGAGGATATATTGGCGGTAAATCCCGACGGAATAATGCTTTCCAATGGTCCGGGAGATCCGAAAGACTGCAAGGATGAGATAAATACCATAAAGCAATTGATGGGCAAAAAACCTATTTTCGGAATATGCCTTGGACACCAGCTAACCGCTCTCGCCAGCAATGCAGACACTACGAGGCTGAAATACGGCCACAGAGGCTGCAATCATCCTGTAAAGGATATCAAAAAAGATCTTACCTATATAACATCACAAAATCATGGATATACCATTGTTGAAGATTCCCTGGACAAAAACAGAATGGAAGTAAGCCATATAAATATGAATGACGGTACAATTGAAGGTATAAGATACAAGGATATGCCGGTGTTTACCGTGCAATTCCATCCTGAGGCTTCTCCGGGTCCAGCTGATACTGCATATCTGTTTGATGAATTCATGGAATTAATGAAAAAATTCAAAAATCAGCTTTGTCAATCCGGTAATTGGAATGGAGGTATATAG